Proteins encoded by one window of Polaribacter haliotis:
- the nrfD gene encoding NrfD/PsrC family molybdoenzyme membrane anchor subunit → MSHYEASIREPLVLGDKSYHDITEDIAKPIEGKANKNWYIAFYISLAAMLWGFGCIFYTVGTGIGVWGLNKNIGWAWDITNFVWWVGIGHAGTLISAVLLLFRQKWRMAINRSAEAMTIFAVFQAGLFPIIHMGRPWNGYWVMPIPNQFGSLWVNFNSPLLWDVFAISTYLSVSLVFWWTGLLPDFAMIRDRAVKPFQKKIYALLSFGWSGRAKDWQRFEEVSLVLAGLATPLVLSVHTIVSMDFATSINPGWHSTIFPPYFVAGAIFSGFAMVQTLLGIMRKVTNMEDYITRMHVEYMNIVIILTGGIVAVAYATEFFIAWYTGSPYENYTYLSVGAATGPYAWAFYSLLFFNILTPQILWFKKIRRSFIWSFIISIFINIGMWFERFDIIAIVLSKGHLPSTWWRFEPTFVDVGIFIGTIGFFFVLFLLYARTFPVIAQAEVKTILKSSGEFYKKRLAQGIPTKPTIVIAEKKIIEVDSSDKNIKE, encoded by the coding sequence ATGTCTCATTACGAAGCATCCATTAGGGAACCTTTAGTATTAGGTGATAAAAGTTACCACGATATTACCGAAGACATTGCGAAACCTATAGAAGGTAAAGCAAACAAAAACTGGTATATAGCATTTTATATTTCTTTAGCAGCAATGCTTTGGGGATTTGGATGTATTTTCTATACAGTTGGAACTGGTATTGGAGTTTGGGGATTGAACAAGAACATTGGATGGGCTTGGGATATTACAAACTTTGTATGGTGGGTTGGTATTGGTCACGCAGGAACATTAATTTCTGCAGTACTTTTATTATTCCGTCAGAAATGGAGAATGGCCATAAACCGTTCTGCAGAAGCCATGACAATTTTTGCCGTTTTTCAAGCAGGATTGTTTCCAATTATTCACATGGGACGTCCTTGGAATGGATATTGGGTAATGCCAATTCCAAACCAATTTGGATCTCTTTGGGTGAACTTTAACTCACCATTATTATGGGATGTATTTGCAATCTCAACTTATTTATCTGTATCATTAGTTTTCTGGTGGACAGGTTTATTACCAGATTTTGCTATGATTCGTGATAGAGCAGTAAAACCTTTTCAAAAGAAAATTTATGCTTTATTATCATTCGGTTGGTCTGGAAGAGCAAAAGATTGGCAACGTTTTGAAGAAGTATCTTTAGTACTTGCAGGTTTAGCAACACCTTTAGTACTTTCTGTACACACAATTGTATCGATGGACTTCGCAACTTCTATAAACCCAGGTTGGCACTCGACAATTTTTCCACCTTATTTCGTTGCAGGAGCAATCTTTTCTGGATTTGCAATGGTACAAACGTTATTAGGTATTATGAGAAAAGTTACAAATATGGAAGATTATATTACACGTATGCACGTAGAATATATGAATATTGTAATTATTTTAACAGGTGGAATTGTAGCTGTAGCTTACGCAACAGAATTTTTTATAGCTTGGTACACAGGATCGCCATATGAAAACTACACATACTTATCTGTAGGTGCTGCAACAGGACCTTATGCTTGGGCATTTTATTCGCTTTTATTCTTTAACATCTTAACACCACAAATATTATGGTTTAAGAAAATTAGAAGAAGTTTTATATGGTCATTCATTATTTCAATATTTATTAATATTGGTATGTGGTTCGAGCGTTTTGATATTATCGCAATTGTATTAAGTAAAGGGCATTTACCATCAACTTGGTGGCGTTTTGAACCAACATTTGTAGATGTAGGTATCTTTATTGGAACAATAGGGTTCTTCTTTGTATTATTCTTATTATATGCAAGAACATTCCCAGTAATTGCGCAAGCGGAAGTAAAAACAATTTTAAAATCTTCTGGTGAATTCTACAAGAAGAGATTAGCACAAGGTATTCCAACGAAACCAACAATTGTTATTGCTGAAAAGAAAATTATTGAAGTTGATTCTTCAGATAAAAATATAAAAGAATAA
- a CDS encoding TAT-variant-translocated molybdopterin oxidoreductase, translating to MASNKKYWKSVEELKGSSVVETLSKNEFVENIPTDDFLGDKETLENSSTSRRDFLKYVGFTTAAASLAACEGPVIKSIPYVVKPNDIIAGVADWYATSIADGFDFANVLVKTREGRPIQIMPNKEANGTTSARVQASVLSLYDEKLRLQEPSKNGETISWANADKEIGIELLKLKEAGKPVVLLTGTMASPSTTKIVEDFTTAHPNVTHIVYDAVSEAAATDAFEAMYGRRALPNYKLENAKTIVSFGADFLGDFHGGFEKAYIQGRKPETGNMSRHIQVESNMSLTGANADKRIVAKPSDVVFALLNLYNAITKEGVASKATPIDSEIQKIAQELKKAGPKAVVMTGLNDINAQLISLAINRALNSEILDINNSLNIRQGSYEQVQKLVSDVKSGKIGGLITYNVDPVYTLDNGVAFAEALKNVSLKVAISVENSSTVDAMDYALPATHFLESWGDTNFSEGNYGLIQPTIQPLFKTRQFQDTLLKWSGSATSYYDFLKTFWSTEVLGGSSWNKALHNGFFQKEVVATEDGVESPRDISMAEVARILKMNTTPSGMELNLYTKTGLGDGKQANNPWLQEFPDPITRASWDNYLTVSMADARELGFSNPVKDNGAINGDYAKVTVNGTEVVVPVMVQPGQAKGSIGLALGFGKTFGLKEEMQVGVNAYPLYKGGNNIQYNVKVEKVLGTHKFACTQVQKTIAGRHDILKVTSLKEYKTVEPKDHHHGWNKPAYVSYDHKEVEANTIDLWDEHNREIGHHFNLSIDLTSCTGCGACVVACHAENNVPVVGKKEVRVGRDMHWLRIDRYYSSEVETREEAKALGLSRGETYEALETEAENPEVTFQPMMCQHCNHAPCETVCPVAATSHGRQGQNQMAYNRCVGTRYCANNCPYRVRRFNWFNYANNNEFDFNMNNEYGKMVLNPDVVVRSRGVMEKCSMCIQMTQATILKAKKEGRKVNTDEFETACSSACTTGAMVFGDVNNKEDQVAALAEDKRAYNVLDYLQTKPNVIYQVKVRNTNEA from the coding sequence ATGGCTTCAAACAAAAAATACTGGAAAAGTGTTGAAGAACTAAAGGGTAGTTCTGTTGTTGAAACGCTGAGTAAAAATGAATTTGTAGAGAATATTCCTACAGACGATTTTTTAGGTGATAAAGAAACATTGGAGAATTCATCTACATCACGTAGAGATTTCTTAAAATATGTGGGCTTTACAACAGCGGCAGCTTCATTAGCAGCTTGTGAAGGACCTGTTATCAAGTCCATTCCTTACGTTGTAAAACCAAACGATATTATTGCTGGTGTTGCAGATTGGTATGCTACTTCCATAGCAGATGGTTTCGACTTTGCAAATGTGTTAGTAAAAACACGTGAAGGTCGTCCAATTCAAATTATGCCAAATAAAGAGGCAAATGGAACAACAAGTGCGAGAGTACAGGCTTCTGTTTTATCTTTATACGATGAAAAACTTCGTTTACAAGAGCCATCTAAAAATGGAGAAACAATTTCTTGGGCAAATGCAGATAAAGAAATAGGTATAGAATTATTAAAGTTAAAAGAAGCTGGAAAGCCAGTTGTTTTATTAACTGGAACTATGGCAAGCCCATCAACAACTAAAATTGTTGAAGACTTTACAACAGCTCATCCAAATGTTACACATATTGTTTATGATGCAGTTTCTGAGGCAGCAGCCACAGATGCTTTCGAAGCAATGTATGGTAGAAGAGCTTTACCTAATTATAAATTAGAAAATGCAAAAACAATCGTTTCTTTTGGGGCAGATTTCTTAGGAGATTTTCACGGAGGTTTCGAAAAAGCATATATACAAGGTAGAAAACCAGAAACAGGCAACATGTCTCGCCATATTCAAGTGGAGAGTAATATGTCTTTAACAGGTGCAAATGCAGATAAGCGTATTGTTGCAAAACCATCTGATGTTGTTTTCGCTTTATTGAATTTATACAATGCTATTACAAAAGAAGGAGTTGCTTCTAAAGCTACACCAATTGATAGCGAAATTCAAAAAATCGCACAAGAGTTAAAAAAAGCAGGTCCTAAAGCAGTTGTTATGACTGGTTTGAATGATATTAATGCACAATTAATCTCTTTAGCAATTAATAGAGCATTAAATAGTGAGATTTTAGATATTAATAACTCGTTAAACATTCGTCAAGGGAGTTACGAGCAAGTTCAAAAATTAGTTTCAGATGTAAAATCTGGAAAAATTGGGGGATTAATCACTTATAATGTAGATCCTGTTTACACTTTAGATAATGGAGTTGCGTTTGCAGAAGCATTAAAAAATGTATCCTTAAAAGTTGCAATTTCTGTTGAAAATAGTTCTACTGTAGATGCAATGGATTATGCCTTACCTGCAACACATTTCTTAGAGTCTTGGGGAGATACCAATTTTTCTGAAGGAAATTACGGGTTAATACAACCTACAATTCAACCATTATTTAAAACTCGTCAATTTCAAGACACTTTATTAAAGTGGTCTGGGAGTGCAACTTCTTATTACGATTTCTTAAAAACTTTCTGGTCTACAGAAGTTTTAGGAGGTAGTTCTTGGAACAAAGCTTTACACAATGGATTCTTTCAAAAAGAAGTAGTTGCCACTGAAGATGGTGTTGAATCTCCTAGAGATATTTCAATGGCAGAAGTAGCAAGAATTTTAAAAATGAACACTACTCCTTCAGGGATGGAGTTAAATTTATATACAAAAACAGGTTTAGGAGATGGTAAGCAGGCGAACAATCCTTGGTTACAAGAATTTCCAGACCCAATTACAAGAGCTTCTTGGGATAATTACTTAACCGTTTCTATGGCAGATGCTAGAGAATTAGGTTTTTCTAATCCTGTAAAAGATAATGGAGCTATTAATGGAGATTATGCGAAAGTAACCGTAAATGGTACTGAAGTTGTAGTTCCTGTTATGGTGCAACCAGGTCAGGCTAAAGGTTCTATAGGTTTAGCTTTAGGTTTTGGAAAAACTTTTGGTTTAAAAGAAGAAATGCAAGTAGGTGTTAATGCATATCCTTTATATAAAGGAGGTAATAACATTCAATATAATGTAAAAGTAGAAAAAGTACTTGGAACACATAAGTTTGCTTGTACACAAGTACAAAAAACAATTGCGGGTCGACATGATATTTTAAAGGTAACTTCTTTAAAAGAATACAAAACTGTAGAGCCTAAAGATCACCATCATGGATGGAATAAACCTGCCTATGTATCGTACGATCACAAAGAAGTAGAAGCAAATACGATTGATTTATGGGATGAACACAATAGAGAAATTGGGCATCACTTTAATTTATCTATCGATTTAACTTCTTGTACAGGTTGTGGTGCGTGTGTTGTAGCTTGTCATGCAGAAAACAATGTTCCAGTTGTAGGTAAAAAAGAAGTTCGAGTTGGTAGAGATATGCACTGGTTGCGTATCGATAGATATTATTCTTCTGAAGTAGAAACAAGAGAAGAAGCAAAAGCATTAGGATTAAGTAGAGGAGAAACGTATGAAGCGTTAGAAACTGAAGCAGAAAATCCTGAAGTTACTTTTCAACCAATGATGTGTCAGCACTGTAACCATGCTCCTTGTGAGACTGTGTGCCCTGTTGCAGCAACTTCTCATGGTCGTCAAGGACAAAATCAAATGGCATATAATAGATGTGTTGGTACAAGATACTGTGCAAACAACTGTCCATATAGAGTACGTCGTTTTAACTGGTTTAATTATGCAAATAATAACGAGTTCGACTTCAATATGAACAACGAATATGGTAAAATGGTTTTAAATCCAGATGTTGTAGTTCGTTCTAGAGGAGTAATGGAAAAATGTTCTATGTGTATTCAAATGACACAAGCAACAATTTTAAAAGCGAAAAAAGAAGGAAGAAAAGTAAATACAGACGAATTTGAAACTGCTTGTTCTTCCGCTTGTACAACAGGAGCTATGGTTTTTGGAGATGTAAACAATAAAGAAGACCAAGTAGCTGCATTAGCAGAAGATAAAAGAGCTTATAATGTATTAGATTACCTTCAAACGAAGCCTAATGTAATATATCAAGTAAAAGTTAGAAATACAAACGAAGCGTAA
- a CDS encoding c-type cytochrome yields the protein MKSVALHSRLTSLFLKGLTLLLFFAFSISSYSQDMDEVRQKRGKALFKSLCASCHKLDKKLVGPALANVEERRENDWLVAWIKNNAELRASGDKQAIEIYEEYNGSSMTAFPQLSDADVNDILYYTTVGEIKKAPVVTEGGVTGVPSGSAPEWLIYLLAAAIVIAFLMIASLLKQVSELKGNKKPEVQSNLKRDLQELWIGVKNNTFLKVLATIFLLLVGAYIVFGTLFKIGVDEGYQPIQPIAFSHKIHAGDNKIDCQYCHSSAKHSKHSGIPSVNVCMNCHKNISEVAENTVVELEDGVVLGKAELDMEIAKVYKAAGWDPEVLEYTGEEKPIKWVRIHNLPDFVYYNHSQHVTVAGIACQKCHGPVQEMEEMYQYSPLTMGWCIDCHRATKVDLRNNDYYEKIHKQLAEKYGTEQVTISQLGGLECGKCHY from the coding sequence ATGAAAAGTGTAGCATTGCACAGTAGACTAACTTCATTGTTCCTTAAGGGTCTTACATTACTTTTATTTTTTGCTTTTAGCATTTCTTCGTATTCGCAAGATATGGATGAAGTTCGTCAAAAAAGAGGAAAAGCATTATTCAAATCTCTATGTGCTTCTTGTCATAAATTAGACAAGAAACTGGTAGGGCCTGCTTTAGCTAATGTAGAAGAAAGAAGAGAAAATGATTGGTTAGTAGCTTGGATTAAAAATAATGCAGAGCTTAGGGCTTCTGGAGATAAACAAGCGATTGAGATTTATGAAGAGTACAATGGCTCTAGTATGACGGCTTTTCCACAATTGTCAGATGCTGATGTAAATGATATTTTATATTACACAACAGTTGGGGAAATTAAAAAAGCTCCGGTTGTAACAGAAGGTGGAGTAACAGGTGTACCTTCAGGAAGTGCTCCAGAATGGTTAATATATTTGTTAGCGGCAGCAATTGTAATAGCATTTTTAATGATTGCAAGCTTGTTAAAGCAAGTAAGTGAATTAAAAGGGAATAAAAAGCCAGAAGTTCAATCGAATTTAAAAAGAGATTTACAAGAATTGTGGATTGGAGTTAAGAATAATACTTTCTTAAAAGTATTAGCAACAATTTTCTTACTCTTAGTAGGTGCTTATATTGTTTTTGGTACCTTATTTAAAATAGGTGTAGATGAAGGATATCAACCAATACAGCCTATTGCATTTTCTCATAAAATTCACGCAGGAGATAATAAAATCGATTGTCAATACTGTCATTCTTCAGCAAAACACAGTAAGCATTCGGGAATCCCTTCTGTAAATGTTTGTATGAACTGTCATAAGAATATTTCTGAAGTTGCAGAAAATACAGTTGTAGAGTTAGAAGATGGTGTTGTTTTAGGAAAAGCTGAATTAGATATGGAGATCGCTAAAGTATATAAAGCTGCAGGCTGGGATCCAGAAGTTTTAGAATATACTGGAGAGGAAAAGCCAATTAAATGGGTTAGAATTCATAATTTACCAGATTTTGTTTATTATAATCACTCTCAACACGTAACAGTTGCAGGAATCGCTTGTCAGAAATGTCATGGACCTGTTCAAGAAATGGAAGAAATGTATCAATATTCTCCATTAACAATGGGTTGGTGTATCGATTGTCATAGAGCAACAAAAGTAGATTTAAGAAATAACGATTATTACGAAAAAATCCATAAACAATTAGCAGAAAAGTATGGCACAGAGCAAGTTACAATTTCTCAGTTAGGTGGATTAGAATGTGGTAAGTGTCATTATTAA
- a CDS encoding SPOR domain-containing protein — MKNTLLLIIFFVSLFIGTTTLSAQNSTNSSEEIKRLVEKKRGYDKAIGFGYKIQIYNGRETAAKRKQAQFKILYPRVYSRLVYNAPEWKVQVGNYKTKLDADRALLIFQKEFSGIIAVPMGK; from the coding sequence ATGAAAAATACATTGCTTTTAATAATATTTTTTGTGAGTTTGTTTATTGGAACAACCACTTTATCTGCTCAAAACTCTACAAATAGTAGTGAAGAAATTAAACGCCTTGTTGAAAAAAAGAGGGGTTATGACAAGGCTATAGGTTTTGGTTATAAAATTCAAATTTATAATGGAAGAGAAACCGCTGCAAAAAGAAAGCAGGCACAATTTAAAATATTATATCCTAGAGTATACTCTAGATTAGTTTACAACGCTCCTGAATGGAAGGTACAAGTTGGTAATTATAAAACGAAATTAGATGCAGACAGAGCGCTTTTAATCTTTCAAAAAGAGTTTTCTGGAATTATTGCTGTTCCTATGGGTAAATAA
- the infB gene encoding translation initiation factor IF-2, whose translation MSEGKTTRLNKVLRELNISLDRAVEYLADKGHEIESRPTTKISGDVYQVLLDGFQTDASKKAASKEVGEEKRKEKEAIRAELEAKQELKKAEDAKKEEVFKAKAEKLEVKKVGKIDIDNIGKKPAEKKEVIEEQPKEEAPKVTEPKKEVTVEKPKEEVIKAEVPKLKGLKVVSNIEKPVSKIEKEATKKEAPKKVKVETAKEEEVSTEVTAENAEAIKTQYKKLDGPNFTGKKIDLKQFEKPKKKKPEVKKAASSDPKKKRKRISKPGGGGVGRPLPNRGSGGASRGGGAYKGRGNSARPAVKKEEPTEAEIQKQVRETLEKLQGKSSRGKGAKYRRNKRDAHREHTEAELEAQALDNKILKVTEFVTVSEVATMMEVPVTNIISACMSLGMMVTMNQRLDAETLVIVAEEFNHKVEFVGAEVEESIEEVEDKPEDLVTRAPIITVMGHVDHGKTSLLDYIRKANVIEGESGGITQHIGAYSVNVGDQKIAFLDTPGHEAFTAMRARGAQVTDLVIIVAAADDDVMPQTKEAISHAQAAGVPIIFAINKIDKPNANPDNVKTQLSQMNLLIEEWGGSIQSQDISAKTGEGIPELLEKVLLEAEILELKANPNKNAVGAVVEALLDKGRGYVTTILVQAGTLKIGDYLLAGKHSGKVKAMFDDKGNNLEVAGPSTPISILGLDGAPQAGDKFVVFDDEREAKQIASKRSQLQREQSVRTQKTLTLDEIGRRIALGDFKELNIILKGDVDGSVEALTDSFQKLSTEEIQVNILHKGVGAITESDVLLATASDAIIVGFNVRPQGNARVVADREEVDIRTYSIIYDAIGDLKDAMEGMLSPEMKEEVTGNVEIREVYKISKVGNIAGCMVISGKIFRDSQIRIIRDGIVVHDGVLSSLKRFKDDVKEVAKGYDCGLQIKNYNDIEEGDVIEAYKEVAVKKKLK comes from the coding sequence ATGTCTGAAGGCAAAACAACGAGACTTAATAAGGTTTTAAGAGAATTAAACATTTCTCTAGATAGAGCAGTGGAATATTTGGCGGATAAAGGTCACGAAATAGAATCGAGACCTACCACTAAAATTTCTGGTGATGTCTATCAAGTCTTATTAGATGGCTTCCAAACAGATGCTAGCAAAAAAGCAGCGTCTAAAGAAGTTGGTGAAGAAAAGCGAAAAGAGAAAGAAGCTATTCGTGCAGAGCTAGAGGCGAAACAAGAACTTAAGAAAGCCGAAGATGCTAAGAAAGAAGAAGTTTTCAAAGCAAAAGCAGAAAAGCTAGAGGTAAAAAAAGTTGGTAAAATTGATATTGATAATATCGGTAAAAAACCTGCTGAGAAAAAAGAAGTTATTGAAGAACAGCCTAAAGAAGAAGCTCCTAAAGTTACAGAACCTAAGAAAGAGGTTACTGTAGAAAAACCTAAAGAGGAAGTAATTAAGGCAGAAGTTCCAAAATTAAAAGGATTAAAGGTTGTTTCTAATATTGAAAAACCTGTTTCTAAAATAGAAAAAGAAGCTACAAAGAAGGAAGCTCCGAAAAAAGTAAAAGTAGAAACTGCTAAGGAAGAGGAAGTTTCTACAGAAGTAACTGCAGAAAATGCAGAAGCAATAAAAACACAGTATAAAAAATTAGATGGACCAAACTTTACAGGAAAGAAGATTGACTTAAAACAATTCGAAAAACCTAAAAAGAAAAAGCCAGAAGTTAAAAAAGCGGCAAGTTCAGATCCTAAAAAGAAACGTAAACGTATTAGCAAACCTGGTGGAGGTGGTGTAGGAAGACCATTACCAAATAGAGGTTCAGGTGGAGCCAGTAGAGGTGGTGGAGCTTATAAAGGAAGAGGAAACAGTGCAAGACCAGCTGTTAAAAAAGAAGAGCCTACAGAAGCAGAAATTCAAAAGCAAGTAAGAGAAACTCTTGAAAAACTTCAAGGAAAATCTTCTCGTGGAAAAGGTGCAAAATATCGTAGAAACAAAAGAGATGCCCACAGAGAGCACACAGAAGCAGAGTTAGAAGCACAAGCATTAGACAACAAAATATTAAAAGTAACAGAATTTGTTACAGTAAGTGAAGTTGCAACAATGATGGAAGTGCCAGTAACTAACATTATTTCAGCATGTATGTCTTTAGGAATGATGGTAACTATGAACCAGCGTTTAGATGCTGAAACTTTAGTTATTGTTGCTGAAGAATTTAACCATAAAGTAGAATTTGTTGGTGCAGAAGTAGAAGAATCTATAGAAGAAGTAGAAGACAAGCCAGAAGATTTAGTAACGCGTGCACCAATTATTACAGTAATGGGTCACGTAGATCATGGTAAAACTTCTTTACTAGATTATATTAGAAAAGCAAATGTAATCGAAGGTGAAAGTGGAGGAATTACACAACATATTGGAGCATATTCTGTAAATGTAGGAGATCAAAAAATTGCATTTTTAGATACACCAGGTCACGAAGCCTTTACAGCAATGAGAGCTCGTGGAGCGCAAGTAACAGATTTAGTAATTATTGTAGCTGCAGCAGATGACGATGTAATGCCACAAACTAAAGAAGCGATTTCTCATGCACAAGCAGCAGGAGTGCCAATTATATTTGCAATTAATAAGATCGATAAGCCAAATGCGAACCCAGATAATGTAAAAACACAATTATCTCAAATGAATTTGTTGATTGAAGAATGGGGTGGAAGTATTCAATCTCAAGATATTTCAGCAAAAACAGGAGAAGGTATTCCAGAATTGTTAGAAAAAGTTTTATTAGAAGCAGAAATTTTAGAATTAAAAGCAAACCCTAATAAAAATGCAGTTGGTGCAGTAGTAGAAGCATTGTTAGATAAAGGTAGAGGTTATGTAACCACTATTTTAGTTCAAGCTGGAACATTAAAAATCGGAGATTACTTATTAGCTGGTAAACACAGCGGTAAAGTAAAAGCAATGTTCGACGATAAAGGAAATAACTTAGAAGTTGCAGGGCCATCAACACCAATATCAATATTAGGTTTAGATGGAGCACCACAAGCAGGAGACAAGTTTGTTGTTTTTGATGATGAAAGAGAAGCAAAACAAATTGCTTCTAAACGTTCTCAATTACAACGTGAGCAGTCTGTAAGAACTCAGAAAACATTAACGTTAGATGAAATCGGACGTAGAATTGCTTTAGGAGACTTTAAAGAATTAAACATTATCTTAAAAGGAGATGTAGATGGTTCTGTAGAAGCTTTAACAGATTCTTTCCAGAAATTATCTACTGAAGAAATTCAAGTAAATATTTTACATAAAGGTGTTGGAGCCATAACAGAAAGTGATGTGTTATTGGCAACAGCATCAGATGCGATTATTGTAGGATTTAATGTGCGTCCACAAGGAAATGCAAGAGTAGTTGCAGATAGAGAAGAAGTAGATATTAGAACATATTCTATTATTTATGATGCAATTGGTGACTTGAAAGATGCTATGGAAGGAATGTTATCTCCAGAAATGAAAGAAGAAGTTACTGGTAATGTAGAAATTAGAGAAGTTTATAAAATTTCTAAAGTTGGTAACATTGCAGGTTGTATGGTAATATCTGGTAAAATCTTTAGAGATTCTCAAATTAGAATTATTAGAGACGGAATTGTTGTTCACGATGGAGTACTATCATCTTTAAAACGTTTTAAAGACGATGTAAAAGAAGTAGCAAAAGGATATGATTGTGGACTTCAAATAAAAAATTATAACGACATCGAAGAAGGTGATGTTATAGAAGCTTACAAAGAAGTAGCAGTAAAAAAGAAGTTGAAATAA